Sequence from the Sphingosinicella ginsenosidimutans genome:
CTCGGCAAATCTCGTCGCCGGCGCGAGATGGGGAAGGAGCGGGAAAACAGCATCGCGCGGGGTCGGGTAGAAGTCCCGCTCACGTCGCTCGAATTGCGGCGCGCGCTTGCTCACAGCCGCGCCCGCCCGATGATGACAGGCGCGGTCATGCGGTCCTCGAAAGTTTGCAAGGCTTCGGCCATGCCATTGATATTGTTGGGCGAGGTTTTCCCGGAACGAACTGGCAACCGCCTTTGGATTCAACAGCTTCGCCAGAAGAAGGCGTTAACCATGTTTGCCGTCCGCAAGATCGCGGATGCGCGAATATCCTTGCCTTGCCGGTGGAAGTGGGATTCCAGCTTGGCTTCGGAGATGAATAGGGGCGCGCGCGTGGGCGACGAGGATCTGGCGGCAAGGCTGGCGCAGGGCGCGGGGCGGCTGCTGCTGGCGCTGCGCGAGACATCGTGCCTCGAAGGCCGCGCGCTCGGCGCGGTGGCCGATCAGGTCGCCAATGCCTTCATCCTGACCGCGCTTCGCCAATGGCGGCCGGACGATTGCATCCTTTCAGAGGAAAGCCCCGACGATCCCGAGCGGCTTTCCCACCTGCGCCTGTGGATCATCGATCCGCTCGATGGCACGCGCGAATATGTCGAGGGGCGCAGCGACTGGGCGGTCCATGTCGCGCTCGCGGTTCAGGGCAAGCCCGCTGCGGGCGCGGTCGCGGTGCCGGCGCTCGACCGGCTGTACCGGTCCGACCGGGTCGAGGCGAGGATCGGGTCGCGCCCGCGCCCGCTGATGCTGGTCAGCCGCACCCGCGCGCCGGCCGGGGCGGAGGCGAT
This genomic interval carries:
- a CDS encoding 3'(2'),5'-bisphosphate nucleotidase CysQ; its protein translation is MGDEDLAARLAQGAGRLLLALRETSCLEGRALGAVADQVANAFILTALRQWRPDDCILSEESPDDPERLSHLRLWIIDPLDGTREYVEGRSDWAVHVALAVQGKPAAGAVAVPALDRLYRSDRVEARIGSRPRPLMLVSRTRAPAGAEAIAAAIGADVAPMGSAGAKAMAVVAGDADLYVHAGGQHEWDNCAPAAVAIGAGLHASRIDGTPLLYNGPDTMVPDLIIGRPDLAARAIAFLQSQSAI